Proteins found in one Fulvitalea axinellae genomic segment:
- a CDS encoding macro domain-containing protein — translation MEEIKYIKGDATSPQGKGVKVIVHICNNIGGWGKGFVLAISKRWKEPEANYRKWHRERAKNDFELGNVQIVQVEKYIHIVNLIGQQGIKTGSKGVPVRYEAIEAGLEKVALFAIENEASVHMPRIGCGLAGGKWNQIEPLIEKTLLAQDIQVTVYDFD, via the coding sequence ATGGAAGAGATTAAATATATAAAAGGCGACGCTACTTCGCCCCAAGGTAAAGGTGTAAAAGTAATTGTACATATCTGCAATAACATCGGAGGCTGGGGGAAAGGCTTTGTCTTGGCTATTTCCAAAAGATGGAAAGAGCCCGAAGCTAATTACAGAAAGTGGCACAGGGAAAGGGCGAAGAATGATTTCGAGTTGGGAAATGTTCAAATCGTTCAGGTTGAGAAATATATTCATATAGTCAATCTAATCGGGCAACAAGGGATAAAGACAGGAAGCAAAGGAGTTCCTGTTCGTTATGAAGCGATTGAAGCGGGATTAGAGAAAGTCGCTTTATTCGCTATAGAGAATGAAGCCTCGGTACATATGCCAAGAATCGGTTGTGGCTTGGCGGGCGGTAAATGGAACCAGATAGAACCGCTTATCGAAAAAACGTTACTGGCTCAGGATATTCAGGTTACTGTTTATGATTTTGATTGA
- a CDS encoding LytTR family DNA-binding domain-containing protein — protein MIKTIIVEDEQYTRKGIISLVQQLNPAVDFIAECASVDEASVLIKACKPDLVLLDINLQGGSGFDVLDNTEELDFSVIFITAYNQHAIRALKCGAIDYILKPVDPDELRDALEKVSAGKYSTRKQLDIFKEQLSGNQNRIVLRLQESYQIIELAELVYCKSDAGYTTFFLNDGRKFIASRPLKEYVTQLPNDRFVRTHQSYMVNIDYVDRYDKTRFAYLKDDTPIPVSIRKREEFVKKVFEA, from the coding sequence ATGATTAAGACCATCATCGTCGAGGACGAGCAATATACCAGAAAAGGAATAATCAGTTTAGTCCAGCAACTCAACCCCGCTGTGGATTTTATCGCCGAATGCGCTTCGGTAGACGAAGCCAGCGTGTTGATCAAAGCTTGCAAACCGGACCTTGTGTTACTCGACATCAATTTGCAGGGCGGTTCCGGTTTTGATGTGTTAGACAATACGGAAGAGCTTGATTTTTCGGTTATTTTCATCACCGCTTATAATCAGCACGCCATCCGGGCGCTGAAGTGTGGCGCAATAGATTATATACTAAAACCTGTTGATCCGGACGAATTGCGAGACGCGCTCGAAAAGGTTTCGGCAGGAAAATATTCCACACGCAAACAGCTGGATATTTTCAAAGAACAACTCTCGGGTAACCAGAACCGTATCGTTCTCCGTTTACAGGAAAGTTATCAAATTATCGAACTCGCCGAATTAGTTTACTGCAAATCGGACGCAGGATATACGACATTTTTTCTTAATGACGGACGAAAGTTCATTGCGTCAAGGCCTTTGAAAGAATATGTCACCCAACTGCCCAATGACCGTTTTGTCAGAACGCACCAATCCTATATGGTTAACATCGATTATGTTGATCGTTATGACAAAACCCGTTTTGCATATTTGAAGGACGACACCCCTATTCCCGTTTCCATCCGGAAGCGAGAAGAATTCGTTAAGAAAGTATTCGAAGCTTAA
- a CDS encoding helix-turn-helix domain-containing protein, with protein MEFSEKPFFPRKPRKHRQLNAELRKRLAVALGQGLRQNEIAGLLNVHPSTIGRELKRNSPMGFYDPKLAQLLYRMRKLATAMADRCLYQNRLRHHALSVLPAPRTWILWLSDTKSYNRELPFRRPRYIQTEKRKHRLPYRKVMGGWRIRGRKNEIAWPPSRRAYSLYERNDKPYHYLKDRILFALMRWDLNRVEAERKPKPPPLHISVPNHAVIFIKPLALINSEEVPLLPKAA; from the coding sequence ATGGAGTTTTCCGAAAAACCGTTTTTCCCAAGAAAACCGCGCAAGCATCGGCAACTGAACGCCGAATTGCGTAAGCGGTTAGCCGTGGCTTTGGGGCAGGGGCTTCGGCAGAACGAAATAGCGGGGCTGTTGAATGTGCATCCCTCGACCATTGGCCGTGAGCTGAAGCGCAATAGCCCGATGGGTTTTTATGATCCGAAGCTAGCCCAGCTTTTATACCGAATGCGCAAGCTGGCTACGGCTATGGCGGATCGCTGTTTGTATCAAAACCGTCTCCGGCATCACGCTCTTTCGGTTTTGCCTGCTCCCCGTACTTGGATTTTATGGTTATCAGATACCAAAAGCTATAATCGTGAATTGCCTTTTCGCAGACCAAGGTATATCCAAACCGAAAAGCGGAAGCATCGTTTGCCATACCGGAAAGTTATGGGCGGGTGGAGGATTAGAGGCCGAAAAAATGAAATAGCTTGGCCACCAAGCCGGAGGGCATATAGTTTATATGAACGGAATGACAAACCGTATCATTACTTAAAAGACCGAATACTTTTTGCGTTGATGCGTTGGGATTTGAACAGGGTGGAGGCGGAACGAAAACCTAAGCCCCCGCCGTTACATATTTCGGTCCCTAATCATGCTGTTATCTTCATCAAGCCACTCGCCTTAATTAATAGCGAGGAAGTTCCGCTATTGCCAAAAGCGGCCTGA
- a CDS encoding cupin domain-containing protein has protein sequence MIEENPLLSLFPEAEIPLPGVVSRLIQAGERQLIFMEFEQEAIVPPHSHNAQWGVVLDGEIELTIEGKTKLLKKGDSYYIEKDQVHSAKISAGYKDLTFFDQIDRYKIKE, from the coding sequence ATGATTGAAGAAAACCCATTGTTATCACTATTTCCCGAAGCGGAAATACCGTTGCCGGGCGTGGTTTCTCGTTTGATACAAGCCGGTGAACGGCAATTAATTTTTATGGAATTTGAGCAAGAGGCTATAGTTCCTCCACATTCCCATAATGCCCAATGGGGTGTCGTTCTTGACGGCGAAATAGAATTGACTATCGAGGGAAAAACAAAACTGCTGAAGAAAGGCGATTCCTATTATATTGAAAAAGATCAGGTTCATTCCGCAAAAATTAGTGCGGGGTATAAGGATTTGACTTTTTTCGACCAGATTGACCGATATAAAATAAAAGAGTAA
- a CDS encoding AraC family transcriptional regulator: MKYIEFDKTLCNVLFLMNVIDLQSECAMEMTTETQSAGFFQIYFIKNADGFLKLNDATITLKPNTFIFISQNQNYSWHVNPSSFEGRLLVFQEDFLNDFFSDQYFIYRLLFFYQPDFPLFFTSTESFFNDTLLKLKEIRQEILHTKSDSAHLIRSILYYILINLNRKYSEVNEIGNAIALDNTAYQFRKLVEEHISTNHKVDDYASMMKLSRITINKAVKSQFNLTATDFIKSRLLFEIKMELIHTNKTVSEIAHKFNFSEVQHIHRFFKQKTDMSPLEYRQNYQNGTPS; this comes from the coding sequence ATGAAATATATAGAATTCGACAAAACCCTCTGCAACGTTCTATTTCTGATGAACGTTATTGATTTGCAATCGGAGTGCGCTATGGAAATGACAACCGAAACGCAATCAGCGGGATTCTTTCAGATATATTTCATTAAAAATGCGGACGGCTTTCTAAAATTGAATGATGCGACCATAACACTAAAACCAAATACCTTTATATTCATTTCCCAAAACCAAAATTATTCTTGGCATGTAAACCCTTCTAGCTTTGAAGGAAGACTTTTGGTTTTTCAGGAAGATTTTCTAAATGATTTTTTCTCAGATCAATATTTTATTTATCGACTATTGTTCTTTTATCAACCTGATTTCCCTTTATTCTTCACCTCAACCGAGTCTTTTTTTAATGACACACTCCTAAAGCTGAAGGAAATAAGACAAGAGATTTTACATACCAAAAGCGATAGCGCCCATCTTATCCGCTCTATTCTTTATTATATATTGATTAACCTTAATCGTAAATACTCCGAAGTAAACGAAATTGGAAACGCAATCGCTTTGGACAATACAGCGTACCAATTCCGAAAATTGGTGGAAGAGCATATAAGTACCAACCACAAGGTAGACGATTACGCTTCGATGATGAAGCTCAGCAGAATAACGATAAATAAGGCCGTAAAATCTCAGTTCAATTTAACGGCTACGGATTTTATAAAATCAAGGCTTCTGTTTGAAATAAAAATGGAGCTTATTCATACCAATAAGACTGTCAGCGAGATAGCTCATAAGTTCAATTTTTCGGAAGTCCAGCATATCCACCGATTTTTTAAGCAAAAAACAGATATGTCCCCTTTAGAGTACAGACAGAATTATCAAAATGGGACTCCATCGTAA
- a CDS encoding tetratricopeptide repeat-containing sensor histidine kinase, whose protein sequence is MRSNLFRFFISSLLLFIPEIAFSINENDNILRLKKEKKHDSLAMALTEKLNREELSLKEYHWLGLAHYENSNYVNGALYAERLLHLAKQKADTSYIIEAYRLLYIKDFLFKRYDKSIETIRENLPYFRKKDSLLCASVELVLGLVYFENGQLDSAFAVYDRMDPRVFKATTLELDYFTNYSQFLGYSGQYDSAIFYFKKKIPIEKRMRYHNALAMTYSDISHLYMEKEEWEKCQAYMDSAMARVPDDPIATAHPVIYKNNFLIYKKLGKLDEALEALDSINAYNQRLFDTNVDQKAQILNDAYRREVDLKREVTVKGAQLEISQRRTLWSVIGVLAMLLVLVIISGFYIYRHSQNRQRYIGMKQRLMRSQMTPHFIFNSLSSIQGMILNDDKSKAVNYLGKFSKLMRLILENSNNRVVPLDRELMAVENYMQLQKMRFENLFDFTLRIDETIDPENIEIPPMLIQPFVENAIEHGFRHVDRKGLLDISLTYKNDNLFCTIQDNGSGINRKKQSIEKRSLSTGITRERLALFAKEFNCKGDLKIDSDDTGTTVNITIPHQTHYD, encoded by the coding sequence GTGAGATCAAACCTATTCCGATTCTTTATTTCAAGCCTTTTGCTCTTCATTCCAGAGATAGCGTTTTCCATTAACGAAAACGACAATATCCTGCGTTTGAAAAAAGAAAAGAAGCATGACTCGTTGGCGATGGCCCTTACGGAAAAACTAAACCGTGAGGAACTTAGCCTTAAAGAATATCATTGGTTAGGATTGGCGCACTATGAAAACTCCAACTATGTCAATGGCGCACTTTATGCGGAACGCCTTCTGCATTTGGCAAAACAAAAAGCCGATACCTCTTATATAATCGAGGCGTACCGGCTCTTATATATTAAAGACTTCCTGTTCAAACGCTATGACAAAAGCATAGAGACGATTCGGGAGAACCTTCCGTATTTCCGTAAAAAGGATTCGCTATTATGCGCTAGTGTCGAACTCGTATTGGGATTGGTATATTTTGAAAACGGCCAACTTGACTCGGCTTTCGCTGTTTACGACCGTATGGACCCCAGAGTATTTAAGGCGACTACTCTAGAGCTTGATTATTTCACGAATTACAGTCAATTTTTAGGTTATTCCGGGCAGTACGATTCCGCTATTTTCTATTTCAAAAAGAAAATCCCGATAGAAAAAAGAATGCGCTACCATAATGCGTTGGCAATGACGTATTCCGACATTTCCCACCTTTATATGGAAAAAGAGGAATGGGAAAAATGCCAAGCCTATATGGACTCAGCGATGGCAAGGGTTCCCGACGACCCGATAGCCACGGCCCATCCCGTGATTTACAAAAACAATTTTTTGATTTATAAGAAACTGGGAAAATTGGATGAGGCCTTGGAGGCTCTGGATTCCATAAACGCTTATAATCAACGGCTGTTTGACACTAATGTAGACCAAAAGGCCCAAATCCTTAACGACGCTTACCGAAGGGAAGTAGACCTTAAGCGGGAAGTAACCGTCAAAGGCGCCCAATTGGAAATTTCACAACGAAGAACTTTGTGGAGCGTTATAGGTGTTCTCGCCATGCTTTTGGTTCTGGTAATTATTTCCGGATTTTATATATATAGGCATAGCCAAAACAGGCAGCGCTATATCGGGATGAAACAACGCCTGATGCGCTCGCAAATGACGCCCCATTTTATTTTCAATTCCCTTTCCTCAATTCAGGGAATGATACTAAACGATGACAAGTCAAAGGCTGTGAATTATTTGGGCAAATTCTCAAAGTTGATGCGCCTTATCTTGGAGAACTCGAACAATCGGGTGGTACCGCTGGACAGGGAACTGATGGCCGTCGAGAATTATATGCAATTACAAAAAATGCGTTTCGAAAATCTATTCGATTTTACGCTTCGAATAGACGAAACGATTGATCCTGAAAATATCGAAATCCCGCCGATGCTGATCCAGCCTTTTGTGGAAAACGCCATTGAGCACGGTTTCCGTCATGTTGACAGAAAAGGATTACTCGATATTTCCCTAACATATAAAAATGATAACTTATTCTGCACCATACAGGATAACGGTTCCGGTATAAATCGAAAAAAACAATCGATAGAAAAACGTTCGCTATCCACTGGTATTACACGTGAAAGACTTGCGTTATTCGCAAAAGAATTTAATTGCAAAGGAGATCTGAAAATTGACAGTGATGATACCGGAACAACCGTAAACATTACCATCCCTCACCAGACACACTATGATTAA
- a CDS encoding IS5 family transposase — translation MIKTSSSQLSIEGFLDPEIGRLNPENRWVKLANSIPWAELGLVYESKMSTGKGSPCKPARLVIGALIVKHKLNVSDAEAIEQIKENPYLQYFVGLGSFTTEKAFDPSLFTTVRKRLGYGDFNRMSSLLQHEGIRIAEGDRDEGSKDGHSGDAEDDKRVVSCDATVAPQEIPYPTDLGLLATARVQSEKIIDLLWPVARDSGLSKKPRTYRDKAHREYVGATRKKRKGAEFWRVCARRQLNYLERNLRHIDSLIEANKGVIRLKSRFLKILMVLHEIARQQSLMLETGANRVDGRIVNVFQPHVRPIVRGKNGSDTEFGAKLSVSLHEGYSYLDKAQWDAYYEGDAEVIRGHIDSFGERNPEMKLGKFVGDKIYGNRNARQTMSGAGVEFVGSPLGRPPSSPEKIRERKENRTLHQRHRSRAEGKFGEVKRGHGLDKIQARRADTSLSWIACIFFVANLKRFQSEIFFDLVFLSWKYGIWLQDGEKKQEKTVWQNILAG, via the coding sequence ATGATCAAGACAAGTTCCTCGCAATTGAGTATAGAAGGTTTTTTGGACCCGGAAATAGGGCGCCTTAACCCGGAAAACAGATGGGTGAAGTTGGCCAACTCCATCCCCTGGGCGGAATTGGGTTTGGTCTACGAATCGAAAATGTCGACGGGCAAGGGCAGTCCGTGCAAACCGGCCCGGCTGGTCATCGGCGCGCTGATCGTGAAGCATAAGCTGAACGTTTCGGACGCCGAGGCGATAGAACAAATCAAAGAAAATCCGTATCTCCAGTATTTCGTGGGACTCGGCTCGTTCACCACGGAAAAGGCCTTTGACCCTTCGCTGTTCACGACGGTCCGCAAGCGGCTCGGGTACGGGGATTTTAACAGGATGAGTTCGCTTTTGCAACACGAGGGGATCCGTATTGCGGAGGGCGATCGGGATGAAGGGTCCAAAGACGGGCATTCCGGGGACGCCGAAGATGACAAGCGGGTTGTCTCCTGCGACGCGACGGTGGCGCCGCAAGAGATTCCATACCCCACGGACCTTGGGCTGTTGGCTACGGCGAGGGTGCAGTCGGAGAAAATCATCGACCTCCTTTGGCCCGTCGCCAGGGATTCCGGTTTATCCAAAAAGCCCCGGACTTACCGGGATAAAGCCCATAGGGAATATGTCGGGGCGACGAGAAAAAAGAGGAAAGGAGCCGAATTCTGGCGCGTGTGCGCACGCCGACAGCTGAATTATCTGGAACGGAACCTACGGCATATCGACAGCCTCATAGAGGCCAACAAGGGCGTTATACGCCTAAAAAGCAGGTTTTTGAAGATTCTGATGGTGCTTCACGAAATCGCCAGGCAACAGTCGCTCATGCTGGAGACCGGTGCCAACAGGGTGGACGGCCGCATCGTGAACGTCTTCCAGCCCCATGTCCGGCCGATAGTCCGGGGCAAAAACGGAAGCGACACCGAGTTCGGCGCCAAATTGTCCGTAAGCCTTCACGAAGGCTATTCCTATCTGGACAAGGCGCAATGGGACGCTTACTACGAGGGTGACGCGGAAGTGATCCGCGGGCACATCGACAGTTTCGGGGAGAGAAACCCGGAAATGAAGCTCGGCAAATTCGTCGGGGACAAGATTTACGGAAACAGGAACGCCCGGCAGACCATGTCCGGCGCGGGTGTGGAATTCGTGGGCTCCCCGTTGGGAAGGCCTCCCTCAAGTCCCGAAAAAATCAGGGAACGCAAGGAAAACCGGACGCTTCACCAACGGCACCGGAGCAGGGCGGAAGGAAAATTCGGGGAAGTGAAACGGGGACACGGATTGGACAAAATACAGGCAAGGAGAGCGGACACTTCGCTTTCATGGATCGCCTGCATTTTCTTCGTGGCCAACTTGAAAAGATTTCAGAGCGAAATCTTTTTTGACCTTGTTTTCTTGAGCTGGAAATACGGGATATGGCTTCAAGACGGCGAAAAGAAACAGGAAAAGACTGTCTGGCAAAATATCCTAGCTGGGTAG
- a CDS encoding NAD(P)H-dependent oxidoreductase, protein MNILIVNNHPDKESFNVAIASAFENEAKLAGHTVNTLNITDLDFDPNLRFGYRKRTTLEPDLIKAQDMIRKASHIIWIYPVWWGGLPALAKGFMDRAFLPGFAWELTESDEPVGLLKGKTAQVITTMDADIEEYQNLQNQNINTNLEFIGLEVVKNTNFAPTSSASTEQINLWLNEVKTLAQEIGKAVKV, encoded by the coding sequence ATGAATATTCTAATCGTTAATAATCACCCCGACAAAGAAAGTTTCAATGTTGCGATTGCCTCCGCATTTGAAAACGAAGCGAAATTGGCTGGCCATACAGTCAATACACTAAATATTACCGACCTTGATTTCGACCCAAACCTTCGTTTCGGATACCGTAAGCGAACGACTCTTGAGCCTGACCTTATCAAAGCCCAAGACATGATTCGTAAAGCCTCCCATATTATTTGGATATATCCTGTTTGGTGGGGAGGGCTTCCCGCTTTGGCGAAAGGCTTTATGGACAGAGCTTTTTTACCAGGATTCGCTTGGGAATTGACCGAATCCGACGAGCCTGTCGGATTATTAAAAGGCAAGACTGCGCAAGTAATCACAACTATGGACGCCGATATCGAAGAATACCAAAACCTACAGAACCAGAATATAAACACCAATTTGGAATTTATTGGATTGGAAGTGGTAAAAAACACAAACTTCGCCCCTACGTCCAGTGCTTCAACCGAGCAAATAAACCTTTGGCTGAACGAAGTGAAAACACTGGCTCAAGAAATCGGAAAAGCGGTAAAAGTTTAA
- a CDS encoding Crp/Fnr family transcriptional regulator, with translation MECYKECYNGLRSQFLHSIASLNLSEKKHLVNSISEITVNKSEILVEAGKVSDKLFYVESGLLRTFHIDDNGSESTSNFAIEGDFFGVYESFYGNITSTESIQAVFNSKVKIIHKSAIEALYEKGEVWQVLGRRFVEFMFIDSQWRLSTFQRLDAKQRYQLIIEACPLYAQRIPQQYLATYLGITPRHLTRLRSEIRF, from the coding sequence ATGGAATGTTATAAAGAATGTTACAATGGATTAAGATCTCAATTTCTGCACAGTATTGCCTCTTTGAACCTAAGCGAGAAAAAGCATCTAGTAAATTCCATCAGTGAAATCACCGTAAATAAGTCCGAAATATTGGTGGAGGCCGGCAAAGTGTCCGATAAACTGTTTTATGTCGAATCGGGACTTCTACGCACTTTTCATATCGATGACAATGGAAGTGAAAGCACAAGTAATTTTGCGATTGAGGGGGATTTCTTTGGGGTTTATGAGAGTTTTTACGGCAACATCACTTCGACAGAATCCATTCAGGCCGTATTTAACTCGAAAGTGAAAATCATTCACAAGTCAGCGATTGAGGCTTTATACGAAAAAGGCGAAGTATGGCAAGTATTGGGCCGTCGTTTTGTAGAATTCATGTTTATCGACTCACAATGGCGTTTATCCACTTTTCAGCGCTTGGACGCCAAACAACGTTACCAACTTATCATCGAAGCTTGTCCTCTTTATGCGCAACGTATTCCGCAACAATACTTGGCGACATACCTGGGCATAACCCCAAGACACCTGACCCGATTGCGGAGCGAAATTCGATTTTAG